A genomic window from Periweissella cryptocerci includes:
- a CDS encoding TIGR01457 family HAD-type hydrolase, whose product MTKYKGYFIDLDGTIYEGKNQMPTGRRFIERLQAAGIPYLFVTNNSTRTPEYVAANLTNNHDIKTTPEQVYSSALATADYLDSITPVDGNRRVYAIGESGLKTALVDAGFELSEVDPAYVVVGMDMQATYAMFETATLAIRNGAKYIATNMDTNIPNERGLVPGAGSLNALVRYATGVEPFEIGKPRATIIEYALKKIGLQADEVVMVGDNYNTDIQAGINAGMATLLTYTGISTHADIAQVTNKPTHEVETLDDWEV is encoded by the coding sequence ATGACGAAATATAAGGGATATTTTATTGATTTGGATGGGACCATCTATGAAGGCAAAAATCAAATGCCTACGGGACGGCGCTTTATTGAACGTTTACAGGCGGCGGGAATTCCGTACTTGTTTGTGACTAATAATTCGACACGGACACCAGAATATGTGGCCGCAAACTTGACGAACAATCACGATATCAAAACTACACCGGAGCAAGTATATTCTTCTGCGCTCGCAACTGCTGATTATTTGGATTCGATTACGCCAGTAGATGGTAACCGACGGGTCTACGCGATTGGTGAATCAGGTTTGAAGACGGCACTAGTCGATGCTGGTTTTGAATTGAGTGAAGTTGATCCAGCGTATGTGGTGGTGGGGATGGACATGCAAGCCACTTATGCGATGTTTGAAACGGCAACCCTCGCAATTCGGAATGGGGCAAAATACATTGCGACTAACATGGATACGAATATCCCGAATGAACGTGGATTAGTGCCAGGGGCGGGATCATTGAACGCTTTAGTTCGTTACGCGACGGGGGTTGAACCGTTTGAAATTGGTAAACCGCGAGCGACAATTATTGAGTATGCACTCAAAAAAATTGGCCTGCAAGCTGACGAAGTCGTGATGGTTGGTGACAATTACAACACAGATATTCAAGCCGGGATTAATGCAGGTATGGCAACCTTGCTGACGTATACCGGAATTTCGACGCATGCAGATATTGCGCAAGTCACTAACAAGCCAACACACGAGGTTGAAACTCTTGACGATTGGGAAGTTTAA
- a CDS encoding YutD family protein, with translation MDRETMKAMAEAQFAERAAVVELHHLEGDNLSINGHPYQLVTNYREAFDDTKLKARFSSILTKYNYIVGDISADQLRLKGFYEASRPNTPRAQTIDALEDYLYEYVNFGAPYFVLYSPEPFTSKDDRTEDRPVRPARQRVTNRPNKNDKKTSQGDRPKRSTRKPETSPKRGNSAKPNEAGKNTKPRTADQNKRPKSRNNGGNHEHREAKPATPGAPKTQNRQQRPRPDEKSSQGQGRTQNNSQSRNSKNNNRNPKAKRPEITERRKPVTGDNIKSRENQTAVSNNKPNRRKRSFTIRQKED, from the coding sequence ATGGATCGCGAAACAATGAAAGCAATGGCCGAAGCGCAGTTTGCAGAACGTGCAGCTGTCGTTGAGTTACACCATTTAGAAGGTGATAACTTATCGATTAATGGTCATCCATACCAATTAGTAACTAACTATCGTGAAGCGTTTGACGATACGAAATTAAAAGCCCGTTTTAGTAGTATTTTAACCAAATATAATTATATTGTTGGGGATATTTCAGCCGATCAATTACGGCTGAAGGGTTTTTACGAAGCTAGTCGGCCGAATACACCGCGCGCCCAGACGATTGATGCGTTAGAGGATTATTTATATGAATATGTGAACTTTGGCGCACCGTACTTTGTCTTGTACAGCCCAGAGCCATTTACAAGTAAAGATGACCGTACCGAAGATCGCCCAGTCCGGCCAGCACGTCAACGTGTAACAAACCGGCCAAATAAGAATGATAAGAAGACTAGCCAAGGTGACCGTCCAAAACGTTCGACGCGTAAGCCTGAAACTAGCCCCAAACGTGGGAATAGTGCTAAGCCAAACGAAGCTGGTAAAAATACTAAGCCCCGGACAGCAGATCAAAATAAGCGCCCCAAGAGCCGTAACAATGGCGGAAACCACGAACATCGTGAAGCAAAACCAGCGACACCAGGTGCACCAAAAACCCAAAATCGCCAACAACGCCCACGCCCAGATGAAAAGAGTAGTCAAGGACAAGGACGGACACAAAATAACAGCCAATCACGGAATAGTAAAAATAATAATCGTAATCCCAAGGCGAAACGCCCTGAAATTACCGAACGTCGTAAACCAGTAACAGGCGACAATATTAAGAGCCGTGAGAATCAAACGGCAGTAAGTAATAATAAGCCTAACCGGCGGAAGCGCAGTTTTACTATTCGCCAAAAAGAAGATTAA
- a CDS encoding NAD kinase, whose product MKVGLHGNSSQESIRVRNRLEKLLLDQHITIDNLEPDIVISVGGDGSLLGAFQKYRFQLDRVRFVGLHTGHLGFYTDWREYEINELVDSLVHDTAQKVEYPLLAGKIHFADDDSVADILALNESTVKKVSGTMVADVYLGGELFERFRGDGLSVSTPTGSTAYNKAIGGAVLHPRLEALQLAEMASINNQVFRTLGSPLVIASDETIRIVPEDSVNLMVMYDQQVVAERPVKEIEYHVAKEKIAFAEYRHNEFWHRVNESFIGRIED is encoded by the coding sequence ATGAAAGTCGGCTTACACGGTAATTCAAGTCAAGAATCGATTCGAGTACGTAACCGGTTGGAAAAATTACTGCTGGATCAGCATATAACAATTGATAATTTGGAACCAGATATTGTCATCAGTGTTGGTGGGGACGGCTCATTACTGGGAGCTTTTCAAAAATATCGATTTCAATTGGATCGTGTCCGGTTTGTCGGGTTACACACGGGGCACCTAGGATTTTATACCGACTGGCGTGAATACGAAATCAACGAGTTAGTGGATTCACTGGTACATGATACGGCACAAAAGGTTGAATACCCATTATTAGCTGGTAAAATTCACTTTGCGGATGATGACTCAGTGGCCGATATATTAGCCTTGAACGAAAGCACAGTGAAGAAGGTATCGGGGACGATGGTCGCTGACGTTTATTTGGGCGGCGAATTATTTGAGCGTTTCCGAGGCGATGGGCTATCAGTTAGTACCCCAACTGGTTCAACTGCCTATAATAAGGCGATTGGTGGGGCGGTGTTACATCCACGGTTGGAAGCACTCCAGTTAGCTGAAATGGCCTCAATCAATAATCAGGTGTTTCGGACGTTAGGTTCGCCACTAGTGATTGCTTCAGACGAAACCATCCGGATTGTCCCTGAAGATTCGGTTAATTTGATGGTCATGTATGATCAACAAGTCGTTGCTGAACGACCGGTTAAGGAAATTGAGTACCATGTGGCCAAAGAAAAAATCGCGTTTGCCGAATATCGCCACAATGAATTTTGGCACCGCGTCAATGAATCCTTTATTGGGCGCATTGAAGATTAG
- a CDS encoding NCS2 family permease: MLENFFKLSANKTTVRTEVVAGITTFVAMAYIIFLNPAILSLTGMPNQGVFLATIITAVVGTLIMGLFANLPYALAPSIGMQAFFTYTIVFAFGYTWKQALGVVFLVGLIDVIITLSKVRSIIVKSIPDQLKHAIAAGIGVFIAYIGLKNAGFLNFIVDGGNIVTLNDKAYHAGQAVSAPHGINSILGNGSVTPEIATFNNPTVLLALIGFVLLLILVVAKIKGAFLISVIATTIIGIPMGVTNTHIAKSDSLFHAFGELGKVFGAGVGPDGLWSMFTSVHSVVVVILVVLSMGLSGLFDAVGTFIGTGIQSGIFSEADIKEFYEGEGFKSKMDRGLVADTFGTMVAGLTGTTNVTTFIESATGIQAGGRTGLTSVVVAIGFLLSSFAAPLINVVPGVATAPILVMVGIMMMNEFRQIDWDDVEIAIPAFFTSIFMAFSYSISYGIAAGFIFYIVVKLASRKWNEISPVIWIITFFFLMNFVMLAIL, encoded by the coding sequence GTGTTAGAAAATTTCTTTAAACTCAGTGCAAACAAAACAACAGTCCGGACTGAAGTTGTTGCTGGGATTACTACTTTTGTTGCCATGGCTTATATTATTTTCTTGAATCCAGCCATTCTTTCATTAACCGGCATGCCCAATCAAGGGGTATTCCTGGCCACAATCATTACGGCGGTGGTCGGTACGTTAATCATGGGATTGTTTGCAAACTTGCCATACGCACTCGCGCCTTCAATTGGGATGCAAGCGTTCTTCACTTATACGATTGTGTTTGCTTTTGGCTATACGTGGAAGCAAGCGCTTGGCGTGGTGTTCTTAGTGGGTTTGATTGACGTGATTATCACTTTATCAAAGGTGCGTTCAATCATTGTCAAGAGTATTCCTGATCAATTGAAACACGCAATTGCGGCCGGGATTGGTGTTTTCATTGCTTATATCGGTTTGAAAAATGCGGGCTTTTTAAACTTCATTGTCGACGGTGGCAACATTGTGACTTTGAATGACAAAGCCTACCATGCAGGACAAGCAGTGAGTGCACCACATGGAATTAACTCGATTTTGGGGAATGGCTCGGTCACCCCTGAAATTGCAACTTTCAATAATCCAACGGTACTTTTAGCCCTAATTGGTTTCGTACTATTGTTAATCTTAGTAGTTGCTAAAATAAAAGGAGCCTTTTTAATTTCCGTTATTGCAACGACAATTATTGGGATTCCAATGGGTGTGACAAACACACACATTGCTAAGTCTGACTCATTGTTCCATGCATTTGGTGAACTAGGTAAGGTTTTTGGCGCCGGCGTTGGACCAGATGGATTATGGAGCATGTTTACCTCGGTTCACAGTGTTGTTGTGGTAATCTTGGTCGTACTTTCAATGGGACTGAGTGGATTGTTTGATGCCGTGGGAACATTTATTGGTACCGGGATTCAATCTGGTATCTTCAGTGAAGCCGACATCAAGGAGTTTTATGAAGGTGAAGGCTTTAAGTCGAAGATGGATCGTGGTTTAGTTGCGGATACATTTGGGACGATGGTTGCTGGCTTGACTGGGACCACAAATGTTACTACATTCATTGAATCAGCGACCGGTATTCAAGCTGGTGGTCGGACTGGTTTGACTTCAGTTGTGGTCGCAATTGGCTTTTTACTTTCATCATTTGCGGCACCATTGATTAATGTTGTGCCCGGCGTTGCAACCGCACCAATCTTAGTAATGGTGGGGATTATGATGATGAATGAATTCCGCCAAATTGACTGGGATGATGTTGAAATTGCAATTCCAGCGTTCTTTACCTCAATCTTCATGGCCTTTTCTTACTCAATTTCATACGGGATTGCAGCGGGCTTTATTTTCTACATTGTTGTGAAATTAGCATCACGCAAGTGGAATGAAATCAGTCCAGTTATTTGGATTATTACGTTCTTCTTTTTAATGAATTTCGTTATGTTAGCAATTCTTTAA
- a CDS encoding bifunctional metallophosphatase/5'-nucleotidase — translation MTTESILTIMHTNDIHSHLENWPRIRRSLLDQQRNLKTGVNDVLTFDIGDALDRVHPLTEATLGTANVALLNQANYDAVTIGNNEGLSLHAEQLNHLYDEANFPVLVANFLDAKTHQRADWNQGVHYQQTADGTRIGVIGLTAQFDDSYPLLGWDVTDIGTTLDKILPTVRANSDVVILLSHLGINVDRRIAQRFSDIDIILGAHTHHLLEHGEMVNGTLLAAAGKWGCWIGKVSVRLQEHKIIAKTARVIQTDELPQLPADELEIAGYEQAGRQQLRADKVADLPQALLRSDHSLMQDALKMVQEKTGAPAAMLSSGLFLRDLPAGIVNRDDLLELLPHQMHVMTTSLSGTELKRLMQEVHKNSGFLRGFSLVGVGFRGKIFGELVFAGLAYDERLDQVYYADEPIVPTGEYVIASLDYYKFLPFLPTIEIAGINEIMMNNNLREDYALYLAKHYRLAVNVKE, via the coding sequence ATGACAACTGAAAGTATTCTGACAATTATGCATACAAATGATATCCACTCGCATTTAGAAAATTGGCCACGCATTCGCCGTTCTTTGTTAGATCAACAAAGAAACTTAAAAACGGGCGTTAACGATGTCCTAACGTTTGACATCGGGGATGCACTAGATCGGGTGCACCCGTTAACTGAAGCGACGCTAGGAACTGCTAACGTTGCCTTGTTGAACCAAGCTAATTATGATGCGGTAACTATTGGTAATAATGAAGGCTTAAGTTTACATGCCGAGCAGCTCAATCATCTCTATGATGAAGCCAATTTTCCAGTCTTGGTTGCTAATTTTTTAGATGCTAAAACGCACCAACGAGCAGATTGGAATCAAGGTGTTCATTACCAGCAAACCGCTGATGGTACCAGAATTGGTGTTATCGGGTTAACGGCGCAGTTTGATGATTCTTATCCGCTACTAGGCTGGGATGTTACGGATATTGGGACGACTTTGGATAAAATCTTGCCGACAGTCCGTGCCAATAGTGATGTCGTTATCTTGCTTTCGCATTTGGGGATTAATGTTGATCGGCGCATTGCGCAACGATTTAGCGATATTGACATTATCTTAGGTGCCCATACCCACCACTTACTTGAACATGGGGAAATGGTTAACGGAACCCTGTTAGCAGCGGCAGGCAAGTGGGGGTGCTGGATTGGTAAAGTAAGTGTCCGGTTGCAGGAGCATAAAATTATCGCAAAAACGGCTCGGGTCATTCAAACTGACGAACTCCCACAATTGCCAGCTGATGAATTAGAAATTGCCGGTTACGAGCAAGCGGGGCGGCAACAATTACGCGCAGATAAAGTGGCTGATTTACCACAAGCATTGCTACGTAGTGATCACTCATTGATGCAAGATGCACTGAAAATGGTCCAAGAAAAAACTGGGGCGCCAGCAGCAATGCTATCATCAGGCTTGTTTTTACGTGATTTGCCAGCGGGGATTGTTAACCGCGATGATTTATTAGAACTCTTACCCCACCAAATGCACGTGATGACAACTAGCTTAAGTGGAACTGAATTGAAGCGCTTAATGCAAGAAGTGCATAAGAATAGTGGCTTTTTACGAGGATTTTCGTTAGTTGGCGTTGGTTTTCGTGGTAAGATATTTGGAGAGTTAGTTTTTGCTGGTTTAGCATATGATGAACGGCTTGATCAGGTTTATTACGCTGATGAGCCCATCGTACCAACTGGTGAATATGTAATCGCTAGTCTTGATTACTACAAGTTTTTACCATTTTTACCAACAATCGAAATTGCTGGCATTAATGAAATCATGATGAATAATAATTTGCGTGAGGATTATGCGCTGTATTTAGCAAAGCATTACCGACTCGCAGTGAATGTGAAGGAATAA
- a CDS encoding DsbA family protein, whose protein sequence is MLEIFHFINPLQMESMTAEKHLLTKTAALKTKTNYKFIPMNNLQVVNSYFATSDQEASLANRNKIAQLLYQISTDYEAMAFQGQRKARQFLLALQTALLVNQQPYSSALVIGIADDLNTDVAMFQEDRSAPATAQIVRANQQLATEMGVASTPSAILFDYDRFDYGLIIDDFDEVRLAEFFNEHSLQPREKIARPNILRVVGR, encoded by the coding sequence GTGTTAGAAATTTTTCACTTCATTAACCCACTGCAAATGGAAAGCATGACTGCTGAAAAGCATTTACTAACCAAAACCGCAGCCTTAAAAACGAAAACAAACTATAAATTCATTCCAATGAATAATTTACAAGTCGTCAATAGTTATTTTGCAACAAGTGATCAAGAAGCATCACTTGCTAATCGTAATAAGATAGCCCAATTGCTCTATCAAATTAGTACCGATTACGAAGCCATGGCCTTCCAAGGTCAACGTAAAGCACGCCAATTTTTATTGGCATTACAAACTGCTTTGCTAGTTAATCAACAACCTTACTCATCAGCATTAGTAATTGGGATTGCCGATGACTTAAATACCGACGTTGCAATGTTTCAAGAAGATCGTAGCGCACCGGCAACTGCCCAGATTGTTCGCGCTAATCAACAATTAGCAACTGAAATGGGTGTCGCTTCAACACCAAGCGCAATTTTATTTGATTACGACCGCTTCGACTATGGCCTAATCATTGATGATTTTGATGAAGTGCGCCTAGCTGAGTTTTTCAATGAACATAGCTTACAACCTCGCGAAAAAATTGCCCGGCCGAACATATTACGCGTCGTCGGCCGCTAA
- the mgtE gene encoding magnesium transporter, whose amino-acid sequence MDEIREEIENQTTQLADLVANQRLVEFKEAFLELHSYEQAQIYYDLAPETRHVVIGILTDDELAEVFDALEEEPAAISELLEEMSPRHATHILNKMFTDNVADILGEMDADEVATYLSLMPKDDANELRQLIEYDDETAGALLATEYLAIDPNYTVGEAMQYVKKEANEAETIFYLYVVDEAEQLVGVVSLRDLLTHPDALPITEITNTRVIAAHPADDQEDVAMTMRDYDFMALPVTDHANHMIGIITIDDIVDVIDEEAASDYSGLAGVDVEIVDISPLAAAKKRLPWLIALLFLGMSTASLISHYEALVSQAAILAVFISLITGTAGNAGTQSLAVAVRKIALNEENPLWKVILTEITIGLLIGVITGVTIFLIVGFWKANWFLGLAIGISMMAAITVANLAGSLIPMGMNKIGVDPAVASGPFISTLSDLTSVLIYFSIAQIFLSNFVNQH is encoded by the coding sequence ATGGATGAAATTCGCGAAGAAATTGAAAATCAAACGACGCAATTAGCGGATTTAGTTGCTAATCAACGTTTGGTAGAATTTAAGGAAGCCTTCCTAGAACTACACTCGTATGAGCAAGCCCAAATATACTATGATTTGGCACCTGAGACGCGTCACGTCGTTATTGGTATTTTAACGGATGATGAGTTAGCAGAAGTTTTCGATGCCTTAGAGGAAGAACCAGCCGCTATCAGCGAACTGCTGGAAGAAATGTCACCACGGCATGCCACGCATATCTTGAATAAAATGTTTACGGATAACGTGGCCGATATCTTAGGTGAGATGGACGCCGATGAGGTAGCGACATATCTGAGTTTAATGCCCAAAGACGATGCCAACGAATTAAGACAGCTGATTGAGTATGATGATGAGACTGCCGGGGCGTTGTTGGCGACTGAGTATTTGGCAATTGATCCCAACTACACGGTTGGTGAAGCGATGCAGTATGTCAAAAAAGAAGCCAATGAAGCCGAAACAATCTTTTATCTATACGTGGTAGATGAGGCCGAGCAGTTAGTCGGTGTCGTATCATTGCGAGATTTATTAACGCATCCAGATGCGTTGCCGATTACCGAAATTACCAATACACGGGTGATTGCGGCCCATCCTGCTGATGATCAAGAAGACGTTGCCATGACCATGCGGGATTATGATTTTATGGCGCTGCCAGTTACCGATCATGCGAATCATATGATTGGGATTATTACCATTGATGATATTGTGGACGTTATTGATGAAGAAGCCGCTAGTGATTACTCTGGTTTGGCCGGGGTTGACGTGGAGATTGTCGATATTAGCCCGCTTGCCGCTGCTAAAAAACGCTTGCCGTGGTTGATTGCGCTGTTATTTTTAGGAATGTCGACAGCTTCACTAATTTCACACTATGAAGCATTAGTTTCACAAGCTGCAATTTTAGCAGTGTTCATTTCACTAATTACTGGGACGGCTGGGAATGCTGGGACGCAATCACTGGCCGTCGCGGTAAGAAAGATTGCCTTAAACGAGGAAAATCCGCTGTGGAAGGTCATCTTGACTGAAATCACGATTGGATTACTGATTGGGGTGATTACTGGTGTGACGATTTTCTTGATTGTCGGATTCTGGAAAGCTAATTGGTTTTTGGGATTAGCAATCGGGATTTCGATGATGGCAGCTATCACCGTCGCGAATTTAGCTGGCTCATTGATTCCGATGGGGATGAATAAAATTGGTGTCGATCCCGCAGTTGCCTCGGGACCATTTATCTCAACCTTATCTGATTTGACGTCAGTATTAATTTATTTTTCAATTGCACAGATATTTCTTTCAAATTTCGTCAATCAACATTAA
- a CDS encoding GTP pyrophosphokinase, which produces MIEDWNSFLLPYEQAVDELKVKFRGLRPQFAIDNDQTPIEFVTGRVKPVESIQEKLVRRHIAEDRIEQDLQDIAGVRIMTQFVDDIYQVVDILRKRTDMTILEERDYVTNAKPSGYRSYHIVIEYPVQMVTGEKKILAEIQVRTMAMNFWATIEHSLNYKYDGVFTPELSERLERAADAAFKLDQEMSEIRAEIHDAAAQRDKEA; this is translated from the coding sequence ATGATTGAAGATTGGAATAGTTTTTTACTACCATACGAACAGGCAGTTGATGAATTAAAAGTTAAATTTCGGGGTTTACGGCCACAATTTGCAATTGATAATGACCAAACCCCAATTGAGTTTGTGACTGGCCGAGTTAAGCCGGTTGAAAGTATTCAAGAAAAATTAGTGCGCCGGCATATTGCCGAGGACCGAATTGAACAAGATTTGCAAGATATTGCGGGTGTGCGGATTATGACGCAATTTGTTGACGATATTTATCAAGTTGTTGATATTTTGCGTAAACGCACCGACATGACGATTTTAGAAGAACGCGACTATGTGACGAATGCCAAACCATCAGGGTATCGGTCATATCATATTGTGATTGAATACCCAGTTCAAATGGTGACCGGTGAAAAGAAAATATTGGCCGAAATTCAAGTGCGCACCATGGCGATGAATTTTTGGGCGACAATTGAACACTCTTTAAATTATAAATATGATGGTGTTTTCACGCCTGAACTGAGTGAACGGTTGGAACGAGCTGCGGATGCGGCCTTTAAATTAGACCAAGAGATGTCTGAAATCCGGGCGGAAATTCACGACGCAGCAGCGCAGCGAGATAAGGAAGCGTGA
- a CDS encoding folate family ECF transporter S component has translation MKTLSLGYAKLSTKRMALLGILIAMQIILGRFTFGPSYLKFGVTFIIVALIAKWYGPLWGGTMAIFSDYIGNLLNGDAYYFGFTLSAIAGVVIYGLFFYNHERLSWGRIIIATVLVLLIVNTFMNTLWIAQLSGLHDSAALKLLEVRALKQLIMAPIQVILIYTITNNRQLESLKQLVFAD, from the coding sequence ATGAAAACATTATCATTAGGGTATGCAAAATTATCCACCAAGCGGATGGCATTATTAGGGATCTTAATCGCCATGCAAATTATTCTCGGCCGTTTCACTTTTGGCCCAAGCTACTTAAAATTTGGGGTAACATTCATCATTGTTGCCTTAATCGCAAAGTGGTATGGTCCACTCTGGGGTGGTACCATGGCGATTTTTTCGGATTACATCGGTAATTTGTTGAATGGCGATGCTTATTACTTTGGCTTCACCCTCTCAGCAATTGCTGGTGTCGTGATTTATGGCTTGTTCTTCTATAATCACGAACGCCTTAGTTGGGGACGCATCATCATCGCCACGGTTTTAGTGCTCTTAATTGTGAACACTTTTATGAACACGCTCTGGATTGCCCAATTAAGTGGCCTCCACGATAGCGCAGCGCTGAAATTACTTGAAGTTCGAGCACTCAAGCAACTAATTATGGCGCCAATTCAAGTAATCTTAATCTACACGATTACGAACAACCGGCAACTAGAATCCCTCAAGCAACTAGTCTTTGCTGATTAA
- a CDS encoding TIGR01906 family membrane protein, with product MTIGKFKNFWQWVALILFGITLSVAITINSTWLYQLNIQDGKLLHLANITLKQMMLNYHQLLAYLNYPWVTELKMSDFKDSVDGLHHFRDVKHLFLANYVILIVSAWPAWRLVRSLHQREQQWRLIRPMQIILAVIIFLVAMMLMNFQAFFIKFHEILFRNNDWEFYPAQDPIINVLPENFFAQAFLLFFILVVIYFIALYWDGKRYFKKDKVK from the coding sequence TTGACGATTGGGAAGTTTAAAAATTTTTGGCAGTGGGTGGCATTGATTTTATTTGGAATCACCTTGAGTGTGGCTATCACGATTAATAGTACGTGGCTATACCAATTGAATATTCAAGACGGTAAGCTGTTGCATTTGGCAAATATTACTCTCAAGCAAATGATGCTTAATTATCACCAGTTACTTGCGTACTTGAATTATCCTTGGGTCACTGAATTGAAAATGAGCGACTTCAAGGATTCGGTGGATGGATTACATCATTTTCGCGATGTGAAGCATTTATTTTTAGCTAACTACGTAATCTTAATTGTGTCGGCTTGGCCGGCTTGGCGCTTGGTACGGTCTTTACATCAACGCGAGCAACAGTGGCGGTTGATTCGACCAATGCAAATTATTTTGGCAGTAATCATTTTTTTAGTTGCGATGATGCTAATGAATTTTCAAGCATTTTTCATTAAGTTTCATGAAATTCTTTTTCGGAATAACGATTGGGAATTCTATCCAGCGCAAGATCCAATTATTAATGTGTTGCCAGAAAATTTCTTTGCCCAAGCATTTTTATTATTTTTTATCCTAGTCGTAATTTATTTTATTGCGCTATATTGGGATGGGAAACGATATTTCAAAAAAGACAAAGTTAAGTAG
- a CDS encoding RluA family pseudouridine synthase, with the protein MEFTWRKDNDQEQKVKSFLGTHGVSHRMFTQIKHNGGDILVNGVHGRTVDWLQENDEVTVIMPPELDNDLVATSYGELDIIYEDANFIVVNKPAGLTTVPGHADREDTLVNRVKGHLKQAGATDLVPHIVTRLDRFTSGLVLVAKHRFAHAMMDKQLQTHSIDKRYYAIVSGIVEQDHGMIDLPIGRKDDDFIRREVREDGRESQTEYWVKERGTHATWVQIQLHTGRTHQIRVHFSHLNHPLLGDDIYGGTLELGITRQALHAYYFSFDDPFTGEKHEFTSPLPEDMRVLLE; encoded by the coding sequence ATGGAATTTACTTGGCGTAAAGATAATGATCAAGAACAAAAGGTCAAATCATTTTTAGGCACGCATGGGGTTAGTCACCGAATGTTTACGCAAATTAAACATAATGGTGGCGATATCTTAGTGAATGGCGTGCATGGACGAACGGTTGATTGGTTACAAGAAAATGATGAAGTAACAGTTATTATGCCACCTGAACTGGATAATGATTTAGTAGCAACTAGTTATGGTGAGTTGGATATTATTTACGAAGATGCTAATTTTATCGTCGTTAATAAACCGGCTGGCTTGACTACTGTGCCAGGACATGCGGATCGTGAAGACACGCTCGTTAACCGCGTAAAAGGGCACTTGAAGCAAGCTGGAGCGACGGATTTAGTACCACATATTGTGACGCGTTTGGATCGGTTTACGTCGGGATTGGTGTTAGTCGCTAAACACCGTTTCGCGCATGCGATGATGGATAAGCAGCTACAAACGCATAGCATTGATAAACGGTATTATGCAATTGTCAGTGGAATCGTTGAGCAAGATCATGGCATGATTGATTTACCAATTGGGCGTAAAGATGACGATTTTATTCGTCGGGAAGTTCGTGAAGATGGTCGGGAATCACAAACCGAGTACTGGGTTAAAGAACGGGGCACGCATGCAACGTGGGTGCAAATTCAATTGCATACTGGTCGGACGCACCAAATTCGCGTGCACTTTAGTCATTTGAACCATCCATTGTTGGGTGACGATATTTATGGTGGAACACTTGAGTTGGGAATCACCCGCCAAGCGTTACACGCATATTATTTTAGCTTTGATGATCCATTCACGGGTGAAAAGCACGAATTTACGTCACCATTACCAGAGGATATGCGCGTACTATTGGAATAA